One stretch of Deltaproteobacteria bacterium DNA includes these proteins:
- a CDS encoding protein BatD, whose translation MARDARRAGGRRAAPPDHERVRRKAARPTGREDLVTSRGAALLLLLTLGSGAARGDDAEALEVQVELDRAEVLGHEQVVLAVRVRHPAGARASWEPPPFDGFWAERLGTRGLAPDERGRPSTEFRRALFPTRTGAIEIDDSRLLIAGEGGAERAIRVPGAELRVRALPSGVPDDALVGRLEVRTALGDDRLRLGKAVSLTIELSGEGNVWDAAPPALEPLVGDGVEVFPEPPLLSIGESAGRATTRRTFRYALVPARAGQVRIEPVRFSYFDPQARALAIAASEPQLCSVFAGSAEPEERTPWTERAKPREAAPIPLAGLALAAALALAASAAYLVRWRRAQLAGLPGQGAPSPRMAFDAALAARDTAECLPHLARAVRAGIGVRHGFDASPLTSAEIAARSPDPGALALLRELERARFAGRTRADDELIERVRAHLRL comes from the coding sequence CTGGCTCGCGACGCTCGACGAGCCGGTGGGAGACGCGCTGCGCCGCCAGATCACGAGCGAGTTCGACGGAAGGCCGCGCGGCCGACCGGGCGGGAGGACCTGGTGACTTCGCGCGGCGCGGCGCTGCTTCTGCTGCTGACCCTCGGCTCGGGCGCGGCGCGCGGCGACGACGCCGAGGCGCTCGAGGTGCAGGTCGAGCTCGACCGGGCCGAGGTCTTGGGGCACGAGCAGGTGGTGCTCGCGGTGCGGGTGCGCCACCCGGCGGGAGCACGCGCCAGCTGGGAGCCGCCGCCGTTCGACGGGTTCTGGGCCGAGCGGCTGGGAACGCGCGGGCTTGCGCCCGACGAGCGCGGCCGGCCGAGCACCGAGTTCCGACGCGCGCTCTTCCCGACGCGCACCGGCGCGATCGAGATCGACGACTCCCGGCTCCTGATCGCCGGAGAAGGCGGCGCGGAACGCGCGATACGGGTACCAGGCGCGGAGCTTCGCGTGCGAGCGCTTCCCAGCGGCGTTCCCGACGACGCGCTCGTCGGACGGCTCGAAGTGCGAACGGCGCTCGGCGACGATCGCTTGCGCCTGGGCAAGGCAGTCTCGCTCACGATCGAGCTCAGCGGCGAGGGCAACGTCTGGGACGCTGCGCCGCCCGCGCTCGAGCCGCTCGTCGGAGACGGCGTCGAGGTGTTTCCGGAGCCGCCCCTGCTCTCGATCGGAGAGAGCGCGGGACGCGCGACCACCCGCCGCACGTTCCGCTACGCGCTCGTGCCCGCGCGCGCGGGCCAGGTGCGCATCGAGCCGGTTCGCTTCTCGTACTTCGACCCGCAAGCGAGAGCGCTCGCGATCGCGGCCAGCGAGCCGCAGCTCTGCTCGGTCTTCGCGGGAAGCGCCGAGCCGGAGGAGCGAACGCCCTGGACCGAGCGCGCGAAGCCGCGCGAAGCCGCGCCGATTCCGCTCGCCGGGCTCGCGCTCGCCGCGGCGCTCGCGCTCGCCGCCAGCGCCGCCTACCTGGTGCGCTGGCGGCGCGCGCAGCTCGCCGGACTGCCGGGCCAGGGCGCGCCGTCGCCGCGCATGGCGTTCGACGCCGCGCTCGCGGCTCGCGACACCGCCGAGTGTCTGCCGCACCTCGCGCGCGCGGTTCGCGCCGGAATCGGCGTCCGCCACGGCTTCGACGCGTCACCGCTCACCAGCGCCGAGATCGCCGCGCGAAGCCCCGATCCCGGGGCGCTCGCGCTGCTGCGCGAGCTCGAACGCGCGCGCTTCGCCGGCCGGACGCGCGCCGACGACGAGCTGATCGAGCGCGTTCGCGCGCACCTGCGGCTCTAG